In Thermus sp. LT1-2-5, one DNA window encodes the following:
- the rbsK gene encoding ribokinase, whose product MILVVGSLNMDLVIRVSHLPYPGETVLGEAYEAFPGGKGANQAVAAARLGGRVRMIGRVGEDAFGQALRERLAQEGVDAAWVRETPGPSGTAFILVDPKGQNQIAVAPGANAHLTPEDLPETAFKGAKVVLLQLEVPLQTVARAVALGRKVGARILLNAAPAQALPPEIRQEIDLLLVNELEAAQLAGLPSPRTPEEALVLARHLRHLVPRAQVVLTLGAQGAVWSGDEEGHLPAFSVRVVDTTAAGDAFAGGLAVAMAEGWEMRAALRFANAAGALAATRPGAQSSLPFRQEVEALLEGER is encoded by the coding sequence ATGATCCTAGTGGTAGGTAGCCTGAACATGGATCTCGTCATACGGGTAAGCCACCTGCCCTACCCGGGGGAAACTGTTCTCGGGGAAGCTTATGAGGCCTTTCCCGGCGGTAAAGGAGCCAACCAAGCGGTGGCTGCGGCCCGGCTCGGGGGAAGGGTGCGGATGATTGGCCGGGTGGGGGAAGACGCTTTTGGCCAGGCGTTGAGAGAGAGGTTGGCCCAAGAGGGTGTGGATGCGGCTTGGGTACGGGAAACTCCAGGACCCAGCGGAACCGCCTTCATCCTGGTGGACCCCAAAGGGCAAAACCAGATCGCCGTGGCGCCGGGAGCCAACGCCCATCTGACCCCGGAGGACCTTCCCGAAACGGCCTTTAAGGGAGCCAAAGTGGTTCTTCTCCAACTGGAGGTTCCCTTGCAAACTGTGGCCCGGGCAGTAGCCTTGGGCCGTAAGGTTGGAGCCCGGATTCTCCTCAACGCCGCTCCGGCTCAAGCTCTACCGCCCGAAATACGGCAGGAGATTGACCTCCTTCTGGTCAACGAGCTGGAAGCGGCGCAATTGGCGGGACTTCCTTCCCCCCGAACCCCGGAGGAGGCCTTGGTCCTTGCTCGCCACCTTCGGCACCTGGTGCCCCGGGCTCAGGTGGTTCTTACCCTGGGGGCTCAGGGGGCGGTTTGGTCGGGGGACGAGGAGGGACATCTCCCTGCCTTCTCTGTTAGGGTGGTGGATACCACGGCGGCGGGAGACGCCTTCGCGGGGGGCCTTGCCGTGGCGATGGCCGAGGGCTGGGAAATGCGGGCCGCCCTCCGCTTCGCCAACGCCGCGGGCGCTTTGGCCGCTACCCGGCCCGGGGCCCAGTCTTCCCTGCCTTTCCGGCAAGAGGTGGAAGCTCTTTTGGAGGGTGAAAGATGA
- the rbsD gene encoding D-ribose pyranase, which translates to MVASLGHGDLLVVADAGLPIPQGPLRIDLAYAPGKPPFLDVVQVLLQELQVERAVLAQELRERSSDFHHRVEKALREISGAEVTYVSHERFKELVVKAKAVVRTGEFTPYANLILQAGVVF; encoded by the coding sequence GTGGTAGCCTCCCTCGGCCACGGAGACCTGCTTGTGGTAGCGGATGCAGGGCTTCCCATACCCCAAGGTCCCTTGCGCATCGACTTGGCCTACGCGCCGGGAAAGCCCCCTTTCCTGGATGTTGTTCAGGTACTTTTGCAGGAACTTCAAGTGGAAAGGGCGGTCTTAGCCCAGGAGCTACGGGAAAGAAGCTCGGATTTTCACCATCGTGTGGAGAAGGCCCTCCGAGAAATCTCTGGAGCAGAGGTTACCTACGTATCCCACGAGCGGTTTAAAGAACTTGTGGTAAAGGCAAAAGCCGTAGTGCGCACAGGGGAGTTTACGCCCTACGCCAACCTCATTCTCCAGGCGGGGGTGGTGTTCTAA
- a CDS encoding sugar ABC transporter ATP-binding protein, whose product MRGIRKHFGGVEALKGVDLAVEEGEVHALVGENGAGKSTLMKILSGALIPDEGEVWLSGHRLRLGSVQEARQQGIAMVYQELNLVPNLSVAENLFLGTFPLRINWRELYAKARALLKALDLDIPPEVPLGSLEVGQQTLVAVAQALSQDARVLVFDEPTAALSAREAERLFRLVTELRSRGLGVVWISHRLEEIFRLADRVTVLRDGQRVTTVPLSKLKPETLVELMVGRREEVHLNLLAPGSGPPLHLEVSGKGMEPLALHLHPGEILGLAGVVGSGRSAVVEALFGLGGEGRVNGEPIRSPLDAIRRGVFLVPADRKAQGLILSLSARANISLPVLSELASRGFLSTPKEVALAQRWFQALGIRPQDPERLAGTFSGGNQQKLVLAKALATRPRLLLLAEPTRGVDVAARQEIYGQLAAWARKGVAQIVSSGDTEELLLLCHRILVFRKGRVVAEFRPPYRREEVVSHVVGAAQA is encoded by the coding sequence ATGCGGGGGATCCGTAAGCACTTTGGGGGCGTGGAAGCCCTCAAGGGGGTGGACCTCGCGGTGGAGGAGGGGGAGGTTCACGCCCTCGTGGGAGAAAATGGAGCGGGGAAATCCACCCTGATGAAGATCCTTTCTGGGGCCCTAATCCCGGATGAAGGGGAAGTCTGGCTTTCAGGGCACCGCCTTCGTTTAGGGAGCGTCCAAGAAGCTAGGCAGCAGGGCATCGCTATGGTCTATCAGGAGCTGAACCTGGTCCCGAACCTTTCCGTAGCGGAAAACCTCTTCCTTGGTACCTTTCCCCTTCGCATAAATTGGCGAGAGCTGTATGCCAAGGCCCGGGCGCTCCTAAAAGCCCTGGACCTCGATATTCCCCCTGAGGTTCCCTTGGGATCCTTGGAGGTAGGGCAGCAGACCCTGGTGGCGGTAGCCCAGGCGTTAAGCCAGGATGCTCGTGTTTTGGTGTTCGATGAGCCCACGGCTGCGCTGAGCGCCCGGGAAGCTGAGCGGCTATTCCGGCTGGTGACAGAACTCCGGAGTCGGGGGTTGGGGGTTGTCTGGATCAGTCACCGACTCGAGGAAATCTTCCGCCTGGCCGACCGCGTAACCGTTCTCCGGGATGGCCAGCGGGTGACCACAGTACCCCTTTCAAAACTAAAGCCCGAAACTCTGGTGGAGCTCATGGTGGGGAGGCGAGAGGAAGTGCATTTGAACCTCTTGGCTCCGGGGAGCGGGCCTCCGCTACACCTGGAGGTGAGCGGAAAGGGCATGGAGCCCTTAGCGCTTCACCTCCACCCCGGGGAGATTCTAGGGCTTGCGGGGGTTGTGGGTTCGGGGCGGAGCGCGGTGGTGGAAGCCCTCTTCGGGCTGGGAGGGGAAGGAAGGGTGAACGGCGAGCCTATCCGCTCTCCTCTGGACGCCATCCGGCGCGGCGTATTCTTGGTGCCCGCCGACCGAAAAGCCCAGGGCCTCATCCTGAGCCTGAGCGCCCGGGCCAACATCAGCCTTCCTGTCCTATCCGAACTCGCCAGTAGGGGATTCCTATCCACCCCTAAGGAAGTCGCCTTGGCCCAGCGGTGGTTCCAAGCCCTGGGAATCCGTCCACAGGACCCTGAGCGGCTTGCTGGCACCTTCTCCGGGGGAAACCAACAGAAGTTGGTCCTGGCCAAAGCCTTGGCCACTAGGCCCCGCCTCCTCCTTTTGGCGGAGCCCACCCGGGGTGTGGACGTGGCTGCACGCCAGGAGATCTACGGCCAGCTGGCGGCATGGGCCAGGAAAGGAGTGGCCCAGATCGTTTCCAGCGGGGACACGGAGGAACTTCTCCTCTTGTGCCACCGTATCCTGGTCTTCCGCAAAGGCCGGGTAGTGGCCGAGTTTCGCCCTCCCTACCGCCGTGAGGAGGTGGTTTCCCATGTGGTGGGCGCGGCTCAGGCTTGA
- a CDS encoding ribose ABC transporter permease, with amino-acid sequence MWWARLRLELFSRYGLFWALGLLILALSLLSPYFLTPSNLLNILRQVSVNAILALGMTVVILKAGIDLSVGSLLALAGAVAAGFALSGYPPALAMGMGVGLAVILGALQGLLVAYAGLPPFIVTLAGLTAFRGLTLVYTDGRPLTGLPDPFLFLGNGTLLGIPVPVLVMLLFLFLTHVLLRYTAWGRYLYAIGGNEEAARLSGVPVARIKVFAYAYSGLAAGLAALVLTGRLNSAQPTAGTGFELDAIAAAVVGGTSLAGGRGTAWGTFLGALIIGVLNNGMNLLNVSAFYQLIAKGVVIVLALLVDRLVRRR; translated from the coding sequence ATGTGGTGGGCGCGGCTCAGGCTTGAACTCTTTTCCCGTTATGGCCTTTTTTGGGCCCTTGGGCTTTTGATTCTAGCCCTGAGCCTTCTGTCCCCTTATTTCTTAACGCCCTCCAACCTACTGAACATTCTGCGCCAAGTGTCGGTTAACGCCATTCTGGCCCTGGGAATGACCGTGGTCATCCTCAAGGCGGGGATTGACCTTTCCGTAGGCTCCCTCTTGGCCCTCGCCGGAGCCGTGGCGGCTGGCTTTGCCCTTTCGGGCTACCCTCCAGCCTTGGCCATGGGGATGGGGGTTGGGTTAGCCGTGATCTTGGGGGCATTGCAGGGCCTACTTGTGGCTTACGCTGGTCTTCCCCCCTTCATCGTGACCCTAGCTGGCCTGACCGCTTTCCGGGGACTCACGCTGGTTTATACCGACGGGAGGCCCCTCACCGGACTTCCTGACCCCTTTCTTTTCCTGGGAAATGGCACGCTACTGGGGATTCCGGTGCCGGTTTTGGTGATGCTCCTTTTCCTCTTCCTAACACATGTCCTTCTCCGCTACACTGCCTGGGGGCGTTACCTTTACGCCATCGGCGGTAACGAGGAGGCGGCCCGGCTCTCCGGGGTGCCGGTGGCCCGCATCAAGGTCTTTGCCTACGCCTACTCGGGACTGGCCGCAGGCCTAGCCGCCCTGGTGCTCACAGGGCGGCTCAACTCTGCGCAGCCCACCGCTGGTACGGGGTTCGAGCTGGACGCCATAGCTGCCGCGGTGGTTGGGGGAACCTCGCTGGCGGGGGGGAGGGGAACGGCCTGGGGAACCTTTTTGGGAGCCCTCATTATCGGCGTGCTGAACAACGGAATGAACCTGCTCAACGTATCGGCCTTTTACCAGCTGATTGCCAAGGGGGTGGTTATTGTTCTAGCCCTTTTGGTGGATCGGCTGGTTAGAAGGAGGTGA